The Coleofasciculus sp. FACHB-1120 nucleotide sequence CGATTTGTGCCGGTGCGCCGCGCTTTATAGATGGCGTGCAGGCAGTATGGACTCCACCCGTTGGCGAGATCCTCCCCTTCCTAAGTCGCTTGCGGCAACGTTCTGCCTTCAGGGATGAGTCTCTACAGCCCTCAGACCTGCCTTTCACTGGCGGCTGGCTAGGATGGCTGGGTTATGACCTGGCTTGGGAGATTGAGCAGCTACCCCATTTAAACTCTGACCCCCTACCATTCCCGGTTGCTTATTGGTATGAACCGGCATCCTTTGCCGTCCTCGATCACTGGGAACAAACCCTATGGCTAGCCGCTAGCGATGAAGCCGAACTCGATTCCTTGCAAAACCTGCTAGAAAGCCGAACGCAGGACGAAGTCGTAGAAGAGCCAGTAGAGTCTTCAATCCAAAATCAAAAATCCCCTCATTTCCATTTTTGGACGCCCCAAACTGATTACGAAGATGCGGTGCGGCAAGCGAAAAAGTATATCCAAGCTGGAGATATCTTTCAAGCAAATCTTTCCCTACGCTTTGAAAGCCGTGTAACTGCCCGTCCTTGGGCAATTTATCAAGCGTTACACCAAATCAATCCTTCTCCCTTTGCTAGCTATTGGCAGACCCCGTGGGGGGCACTCATCAGCTGTTCTCCAGAAAGATTGGTTCAGATGCAAAGAGATGGAGATGCGAAATTTTGTGTCTCTACGCGACCGATTGCAGGAACGCGATCGCGCGGCAGCACCCCCGCCCTCGACGAGCATCTGGCGCAAGACTTGATTGCCAATTCCAAAGAAAGAGCGGAACACATTATGTTGGTGGATTTAGAGCGGAACGACTTGGGGCGTGTGTGCGAGTGGGGTTCTGTAGAAGTCAACGAACTTTTCACCGTTGAGCGCTACAGCCATGTCATGCACCTCGTGAGCAACGTCATCGGCAAAATTCGCCCAAACTACGACGCTGTTGACCTGATTCGCGCCTTCTTCCCCGGCGGTACTATCACTGGCTGTCCGAAAGTCCGTTGCATGGAAATCATTGAAGAACTCGAACCCGTGCGTCGCAATTTGTTCTATGGTTCCTGTGGCTTTCTCGATTGGCGCGGGCACCTAGATTTAAATATCCTGATCCGCACCCTCCTCTATCCCAATCATGCCGATGCAGCGATGATTTATGGGCAAGTCGGGGCGGGAATCGTTGCCGATAGCGATCCAGAGCGAGAATGGCATGAGTCTCTACACAAAGCTCAAGCTCTCCTGGCAGCCCTGGGAAGTTTTAATGTTATTAGTGATTAGTTCTGGGTCATCAGTCAAGTGCCATTGGCGAGTGGCTGTCAGGCAGGGTTTTGAAGAGCCACTCTTATGAGCAACTAGCAACAGAATGATTCGGCTGGGAACGGATATTGTTTATATGCCTCGGATTAAAGCCGCTGTTGAACGCTTTGGCGATCGCTTCTTGCAGCGCGTCTATACTTTTGATGAACAACAAGATTGCGGCTACACTCAGGATGATAGCAGTCGCCTCTCTATCAACCAGCTAGCAGGGCGCTGGGCGGCAAAAGAAGCCGTTGCTAAAGCACTGGGAACTGGATGGCGGGGAGTCAGCTACACCGATATTGAAATTCGACGTTTACCTACAGGTGCGCCGCAAGTGTTTCTCCATCATTCAGCCGCCGCCCAGACAGCAGGCTGGGGAGATTGTCAGTGGCAACTAAGCATCAGCCATGATGGCGATTATTCAGTAGCCACCGCTATCCTCGTTTGCTCACCCTGAAAAACGTCGCCAATTCCCAAACATTCTCTCTGAGGTGCCCGAATACAAGCTATCATCTGCATAGTTTGAACTAGAGTGAAACATCTTGGGTTTCAACAGAGAGCGGCTGGCGTGAGTCGCACTGCCGCTTAAACTCTTCGACTTTTCCCAATCCCTCCCTTAGGGATGGGCATTCTTCGCGTGGATGTTAATGAGCAGCGAAACCTATTTAAATCACCCTACATTTGGCTTACTTTACAGAGTATGTCTGCTTGAGGACAGCCAGGAACTATTTACGACCCTTTATGCCCAACGTCTCTTCTTTTTGGTGAATACCAGTCCTACGGGCATCACGTTTGAACCGATTACCCGCAGTGATGGTCGCCTCATGGTGGAAAACCGTTTGCGGATGCTCCGTCGCAACGGTCAAATGGAGGAGTACACCCAACTTCAGGCTATTCATAAGCGAACATTTCAATAGGGGTAAGCGATTAAAAATTAAAAAATCCTTTTTAATGCAAGCATTTTTAATTTTTGCTTCCCTGCCTATTTTCAAGTGAAGTTAAATGACTGGAGCGATCGCCCAACGCCTTTCTGAAATTCGTCAGCAACTGCCGGAATCTGTCCGCCTCATCGCCGTCACGAAACAGGTTTCCCCTGAAGCCATGCGCGAAGCTTATGCAGCGGGAGTAAGGGATTTCGGTGAAAGTCGCATCTCTGAAGCTGAACTCAAACAAGCGCAACTGCAAGATTTACCAGACATCACCTGGCACCTGATTGGACACCTCCAGAGTAATAAAGCTCGAAAAGCCCTAGAACAATTTCAGTGGATTCACTCGATAGATAGTTTAAAATTAGCCCAACGATTAAACGAACTGGCGCTTGAGCTGTCGCGCTCGCCCTTCATCTGCCTCCAAGTGAAACTGCTGCCAGATCCCAATAAGTACGGGTGGACAGTTCCTCAACTGCTTGCCGATTTACCAGCCCTGAATGAGTGCTACAATCTGCAAATTCAAGGTTTGATGACAATCCCGCCTTTCGATCTCAAGGCTTCTGAAATCCTGTCAGTTTTCGATAGAACCCGCAAACTAGCCGATGAGATCAGACAGCAAAACTGGTCAAATATTCAAATGCAGCAGCTATCAATGGGAATGTCAGGTGATTACCCACTAGCTGTGCAATCTGGGGCAACAATGATACGTTTGGGGCGAATTCTTTTTGGAGAACGGGCATCCTGAAAAGCCCCACTCCGCTTACAGATGTCAACATCTATTCCGAATAGATGAGTAGGGTAATTAAGAGGCATCGGATATTATATTGCCAGCACGACTATATGATTGTTATTGTCGTTTCCTTAAACTAGGACTGCTGCCTCAAGGGTGCCCTGCGATCCCAGCCCCAAAGTCTAACCTTAAATCGTGATGGAGCGTGAACTGTGAATAATATTTTTTCTAAGCTACGAGATTTCGTGGGCCTCAATGAGCCAGCTCACTACGAGTATGACGAGTACGAAGAAGCCGAGGGAGAAGAGTACCAAAATCTCTATCAAGAACAGCATCCTCAACCGACGACAGCAGAAGAAGAACGTCGCCAGAGCCGTCGGGCGCGGACAAGCACACCTGTTGCACGAGAAATAGAAATGGGGACAACAATGAATAATGTAATTGGGATGCCCGGTTCGGTGAATGGTATTTCAGAAGTGGTTGTGATGGAGCCACGTTCTTTTGAAGAAATGCCCCAAGCGATTCAAGCTTTGCGCGAGCGGAAGTCAGTCGTGCTAAACCTGACGATTATGGACCCAGATCAGGCGCAACGGGCTGTAGACTTTGTTGCCGGTGGCACTTATGCGATCGATGGGCACCAAGAGCGAATCGGCGAAAGTATCTTTCTGTTTACACCGAGCTGTGTTCAAGTCAGTACCCAGACTGGCGTGGTTCACGAAGTGCCTCAACCACAAGTCCGGATTCCCCGTCCCTCTGCCCCTTCCCCAGCTTGGTCAAACGAACCGACCCGGATGGCGCAGTAAAATTTCTGAATCGAGACGCTTGTTAGCGGTCAATGGTCAGTCGTAACGACGAAAAACAACTGACCGCCGACAACTGACTTTTCATGCTGATAGGGATTGGGGGACGAGGTTGGCTACTAAATTCGGCATGATTGGTGGCGGGGTAATGGGAGAAGCTCTATTATCCCGCCTGATGCAAAAACAGCTTTATGCCACAGAAGAAGTCTTGGTGAGTGAGCCGCAAAGAGAGCGGCGAGACTTTTTGGCGCAGCAGTACGGCATCCAGGTGACGGCAGAGAATCGGGCGGTAGCGGCGGCAAAGGAGGTGCTGTTACTGGCGATTAAACCTCAAGTGTTTGCAGCGGTGGCGGCAGACTTGGAGAAGGAAATTTCTGCCCAAGCGTCGCCGCCGGTGGTGATTTCGATTATGGCGGGTGTTTCTTTGAGTCAACTGGAAGCAGCTTTTCCCCAAGCTCCAGTGATTCGGGCGATGCCGAACACCCCAGCGACGGTAGGGGCCGGAATGAGTGCGATCGCGCTGGGTCAGTACGCTACCCAGCAGCACCTAGAACAGGCAAAGGAGATCTTCCAGGCGGTGGGAGAGGTCGTTGAGGTGCCAGAATCCTTAATGGATGCGGTGACAGGACTTTCGGGTTCGGGTCCCGCCTATGTGGCGCTGATGGTGGAAGCACTTGCAGATGGTGGGGTGGCGTCTGGATTGCCAAGAGCGATCGCGTCTTCGTTAGCCCTACAAACTGTCTTGGGGACTGCCCATCTGTTGCACGAATCGGGAATGCATCCCGCTCAACTCAAAGACCGCGTGACTAGCCCTGGAGGTACAACTATCGCTGGGATTGCCCAGTTAGAGCGGGCTGGTTTCCGCTCAGCTTTGATTGAAGCAGTGGTGGCGGCTTCTCAGCGCTCTCAGGAGCTGGGTCGTTGATAGGTAGTCTTGATGGGCAAGTAAATGTTTTATTCCTGCTGCCAGAAGTAAAATGATTTATTAACAATACTTTATGTGGCAAAAATGGGCGAATAGAGTCTTTATTTTTAGCCTTTTACTGATACTAGCTGTTACACTCTTTCCTTATGATTTTGCCTTTAAAGAGAATGCTAGTAAAATAAACTATCGCTTTCTCACTTCAGAATTTTTTAAATTAAGAAATTTTTACGACTTAATCATTAACGTTTTATTATTTTTCCCCTTTGGTTTTACCTTTTCCTGTTTGACACAGCGAAAAAGATTTCCAGAATTAAAGACACTTGGTTTCACCTTATTAATTTCTTTTTGTTTAAGTTTTATAATCGAGGTTTTGCAATTATTTATCCCTTCCCGAAGTTCCTCCCTATTTGATATTGGTTCCAGTATTTTAGGTGCTTTTATCGGCTTTCTATGCTTTCGTGTGGGGAAAGAGAAAATCCAGGAAGCAACCTTAAATCTTGTTAGAAGCAATAAGAGCTTTCTTTCAATCAAAAAGTTAACGGCTGCTTTTATTGGATATATTCTATTAATTTTTATAATGACCCTTGTTTGGCAAGATGCTGGAAACCTCAGCGGTTGGAATCAAACTTTCCCGCTGAGTCTTGGCAACGAACCAACAGGAACTAGACCTTGGAAAGGCTATATTTCCGAGCTATATATCGCGAATAAAGCAGTTTCAGACCAAGAAGCAGAGTCCGCCTTTTCCTCGGAAGTTCCATTTTCTGCAATCAAAAAAGACCTAGTAGCTGTATATCAATTGACAGGTACAGGCAGTTATCCCGATTTAACGGGGCACCTTCCAGATTTATCTTGGCGAGAAAACTCTCCAACCACTCAGGATCAAAGGGGTGTTTCTCTCGATTCCAATCATTGGCTAGAGACAAAAAGCTCTGTAGCTTTGATTACACAAAAGATTGCCGCAACTTCTGAATTTACGCTAGGTGCCGTTGTCGCTACTGCTGACACAATGCAGCATGGTCCTGCCCGGATTATTTCACTTTCAGCAGATGATGAAAACCGCAATTTTACCCTTGGACAAAAGGGAGCAAATTTGGTGTTTCGAGTGCGAACTCCAGCCACTGGCAAAAACGCCACAAGTTATCAACTAAATGTTCCAGATGTTTTTGGAGACACCAACAATCATCAGCTGCTTCTCACCTATAAAGGGTCAATTCTTCAAATTTACATAGATGGAGTAAAACAACCCTACTCCCTGAAACTGATTCCAGAAGTGATGACTTTTCAGCTATTACCTTTTGATGCTAATAGTATCAATCTAGGAATCTACAAGATTTTGTATTATGGATTAATCTTTATCCCTCTGGGTTTATGTTTAGCACTCATTCGTGCCAAAGCCAGGGGAAAAGTTATTTTTTATGCCTTGTTGCTTTGTGGAGGGATTTTAGTCCCCGCTTTAATATTGGAAGTCATGTTAGCAACTGGAACCCAGCGAGCAATTAGGCTAGAGAATCTACTTTTTAGCATGGCACTTGCTGTTAGCACCATGCTAATCGTGAAAAGGTGGGCTGAATCTTGGTTACGAGGCGAGATAGCAGCATAAAAACGAGCAGAGACGCGAAATGGCATTGAGTACCAGAACGCTTACGCATCTCTACTCTTAGGAATTTTGTTCGGGTTCTGTTGATAATTTTTGACCGATTTGGGGTTCGGTACCGGCAAGTAAACGCTCAATGTTGCTGCGGTGTCGCCAGACGACGTAGACACCGCCAGCGATCGCAAATAGTAGATAAGGTAACGGCTGCTGAAAAATCAGCATTAAAATAGAAACCGCGATCGCACCCGCAATCGAGCCGAGAGAGACAATTCGAGAAACGGCGACAACCACGCCAAACACTACCGCCGTTCCCAACGCTACAGGTAAGGACATGGCGAATAAAACGCCTAGGCTCGTGGCAACTGATTTCCCACCCGTGAAGTTCAACCAGACAGATTTACTGTGACCGATGCTGGCAGCGAAGCCGGTGCCAGCGACTAACCAAGATTGCCAGGTGGCAGGCAGGACAAGAGTTGGCGCAAAGGTTGGTGCAAAGATATACAAAGCATAAACCAAAGCGATCGCGCCGACTCCTTTAAACAGATCGATCAGTAACACCCCGATGGCTGGCCCTTTTCCCAAGGTTCTGAGAACATTAGTGGCACCCGTAGAACCAGATCCCTGCTCTCGAATATCAATCCCTTTGAGCCAGCGTCCTGCCAAATAACCCGTAGGAATCGAGCCTAAGAGGTAGGCTGCGATTAACAATGCCCCACTTAAAGCCAGTTGTAGACCCATCTAACGCCTCTTGCTTGTAGCTCAATTAGTCTGTCGCTAATATCTCATATCAGCGGACATCTGCTGAGGATCGGGTGCAAAAGCTAACCACAAGGGAAATTGCAGCAGCGATAGATTAATCTGATCTTCTGTCTCATCAATGATAATCAGCGGCATCTGGCGTTCCTTGACGAGACGCTCTGCCTTTTGCACAACTGCTTCTGAAGATTCAAACAAAACAATTCCCTGTTCTGGCCCAAAATCAGAGCGGGAAATCCCCAGACAGTCTTGCAAACCCCGCCGCCATTCGCCAAGTCGTTCTGGGGAGTTGGCGAGAATCAGGGCGCGAACGCGATCGCCATACAGTGTGCTTAATACCGAGATGACGGAAGAAGAAATCAGGATATTTTGCAGGCGACTGCCCATCGTCCGCAAAGCGCCTCTTCCCCCTTGCGTGAAAAACCAGTTCGCGACTCGCTCCGCATGAACTGGCTCAAAGGTACGACGCAATTGCCAGGGCGGGCCATAATAGTCAGGTCGCGTCCGGTACTGGTCTAAAATACTGCGAATTTGTTTTGCAGTTGATTGAAAGCTCTGTTCTGTAAATTTGGGGTTTACAGGCGATGCAGCCTTCGACTCTTCCACGACTGGAACTGCCTTTGGGGGTTCTGGTTCCTTCTGGAGTTGCAATTCTTCTGCTGCTACCACCAAATCTTGTAAGCTACCGACCAAATAATCTTTAAAGCCTTGCACCCGAATGGCTAATTCTTGGGAGGTACCAGCAAAGGTTCTTCGCATTTCCTCTCGGATGCGTTCCCGTCGTCGTTCCAGCTGTTCAACGGAAATTTGTAGTGTTTGTCTGCGTTGTTCCAGCTCGTTCAAAGACTCCTGCACCAGGCGATTTAAAGCCGCTTGAGTTTGGGCCATCTGGTCTTGCAGGATTTTATTATGAGAAGCTTGCAGGGCGGCAATTTCCTGAATTAATGCCTCTTCCTGCTGTTGTAAATCAGCCACCCGTTGCTCTAAAACAGAGACGGAATTTTCCACCGCTAAAGTAACATTTGGCTCCTCAGGCTCCTCAGAATTCTCTGATTCCTCAACAACGGAGACTAAAGTTACATTTAGCTCCTCAGGCTCCTCAGAATTCTCTGATTCCTCAACAACGGCGGCAATTTCCGCTTCTGAATCATCAAATGCCTCCACAACAGCGGCAATTTGTAATGCTACAAGATTGTCTGAGGCTGGATCGGCAGTTACAGTTTCCTCTTCTGGCGCTTCTAAATTGTCCGATGCTTCAACAACTGGCTGTTGCTTTTGTTCTTGCTCTTGTTCTTGTTCTTGGGTTTGAGGTTCGTCTGAATTCATCTAACAATTAACAATTAACAACTAACAATTAACTACTCATCTGTAGGGACGCGCATCTGGGTATCCCTACGCACTTGCTTTTGGACAGCGTTGCTCCAGGCAAGTTTTTAGCATTTTGGGATCGAAGAGAACCGGCAAAAAGTGAATGCTTTTGACTTCTTTGAAGTAAAACAGAATCGGCACTGGAGTCCAGAATATCTGCCAATTTTGCCATTCCTGATAAGGAAAACGCCGAATTAAGCTTTGGGAGCGATAAACATCTAATGCTGTTTCGGTGAATTGTAGGCGAATCGTTGCCGCCTGAAACAGTAGGAACAACCCAAATGCAGCGATCGCTAAACTCACCCAAGGTTGAACGAATAACAGCCCAATCGAAGCCGCCACTAACACCAAAGGAATTGCGTAGCTGGGTGCCAGTTCAACAGTTTG carries:
- a CDS encoding cell division protein SepF, which produces MNNIFSKLRDFVGLNEPAHYEYDEYEEAEGEEYQNLYQEQHPQPTTAEEERRQSRRARTSTPVAREIEMGTTMNNVIGMPGSVNGISEVVVMEPRSFEEMPQAIQALRERKSVVLNLTIMDPDQAQRAVDFVAGGTYAIDGHQERIGESIFLFTPSCVQVSTQTGVVHEVPQPQVRIPRPSAPSPAWSNEPTRMAQ
- a CDS encoding YggS family pyridoxal phosphate-dependent enzyme, yielding MTGAIAQRLSEIRQQLPESVRLIAVTKQVSPEAMREAYAAGVRDFGESRISEAELKQAQLQDLPDITWHLIGHLQSNKARKALEQFQWIHSIDSLKLAQRLNELALELSRSPFICLQVKLLPDPNKYGWTVPQLLADLPALNECYNLQIQGLMTIPPFDLKASEILSVFDRTRKLADEIRQQNWSNIQMQQLSMGMSGDYPLAVQSGATMIRLGRILFGERAS
- a CDS encoding DUF3086 domain-containing protein, translating into MNSDEPQTQEQEQEQEQKQQPVVEASDNLEAPEEETVTADPASDNLVALQIAAVVEAFDDSEAEIAAVVEESENSEEPEELNVTLVSVVEESENSEEPEEPNVTLAVENSVSVLEQRVADLQQQEEALIQEIAALQASHNKILQDQMAQTQAALNRLVQESLNELEQRRQTLQISVEQLERRRERIREEMRRTFAGTSQELAIRVQGFKDYLVGSLQDLVVAAEELQLQKEPEPPKAVPVVEESKAASPVNPKFTEQSFQSTAKQIRSILDQYRTRPDYYGPPWQLRRTFEPVHAERVANWFFTQGGRGALRTMGSRLQNILISSSVISVLSTLYGDRVRALILANSPERLGEWRRGLQDCLGISRSDFGPEQGIVLFESSEAVVQKAERLVKERQMPLIIIDETEDQINLSLLQFPLWLAFAPDPQQMSADMRY
- the acpS gene encoding holo-ACP synthase; amino-acid sequence: MIRLGTDIVYMPRIKAAVERFGDRFLQRVYTFDEQQDCGYTQDDSSRLSINQLAGRWAAKEAVAKALGTGWRGVSYTDIEIRRLPTGAPQVFLHHSAAAQTAGWGDCQWQLSISHDGDYSVATAILVCSP
- the proC gene encoding pyrroline-5-carboxylate reductase, coding for MATKFGMIGGGVMGEALLSRLMQKQLYATEEVLVSEPQRERRDFLAQQYGIQVTAENRAVAAAKEVLLLAIKPQVFAAVAADLEKEISAQASPPVVISIMAGVSLSQLEAAFPQAPVIRAMPNTPATVGAGMSAIALGQYATQQHLEQAKEIFQAVGEVVEVPESLMDAVTGLSGSGPAYVALMVEALADGGVASGLPRAIASSLALQTVLGTAHLLHESGMHPAQLKDRVTSPGGTTIAGIAQLERAGFRSALIEAVVAASQRSQELGR
- a CDS encoding VanZ family protein, with the protein product MWQKWANRVFIFSLLLILAVTLFPYDFAFKENASKINYRFLTSEFFKLRNFYDLIINVLLFFPFGFTFSCLTQRKRFPELKTLGFTLLISFCLSFIIEVLQLFIPSRSSSLFDIGSSILGAFIGFLCFRVGKEKIQEATLNLVRSNKSFLSIKKLTAAFIGYILLIFIMTLVWQDAGNLSGWNQTFPLSLGNEPTGTRPWKGYISELYIANKAVSDQEAESAFSSEVPFSAIKKDLVAVYQLTGTGSYPDLTGHLPDLSWRENSPTTQDQRGVSLDSNHWLETKSSVALITQKIAATSEFTLGAVVATADTMQHGPARIISLSADDENRNFTLGQKGANLVFRVRTPATGKNATSYQLNVPDVFGDTNNHQLLLTYKGSILQIYIDGVKQPYSLKLIPEVMTFQLLPFDANSINLGIYKILYYGLIFIPLGLCLALIRAKARGKVIFYALLLCGGILVPALILEVMLATGTQRAIRLENLLFSMALAVSTMLIVKRWAESWLRGEIAA
- a CDS encoding DUF3119 family protein, giving the protein MPVTTTTSSLPSQTVELAPSYAIPLVLVAASIGLLFVQPWVSLAIAAFGLFLLFQAATIRLQFTETALDVYRSQSLIRRFPYQEWQNWQIFWTPVPILFYFKEVKSIHFLPVLFDPKMLKTCLEQRCPKASA
- a CDS encoding anthranilate synthase component I, which produces MKPWFWRSLPLQHRTGSEVFAALFLDAGKIATLLESPYNPLLQHSPEAKNAIARYSICAGAPRFIDGVQAVWTPPVGEILPFLSRLRQRSAFRDESLQPSDLPFTGGWLGWLGYDLAWEIEQLPHLNSDPLPFPVAYWYEPASFAVLDHWEQTLWLAASDEAELDSLQNLLESRTQDEVVEEPVESSIQNQKSPHFHFWTPQTDYEDAVRQAKKYIQAGDIFQANLSLRFESRVTARPWAIYQALHQINPSPFASYWQTPWGALISCSPERLVQMQRDGDAKFCVSTRPIAGTRSRGSTPALDEHLAQDLIANSKERAEHIMLVDLERNDLGRVCEWGSVEVNELFTVERYSHVMHLVSNVIGKIRPNYDAVDLIRAFFPGGTITGCPKVRCMEIIEELEPVRRNLFYGSCGFLDWRGHLDLNILIRTLLYPNHADAAMIYGQVGAGIVADSDPEREWHESLHKAQALLAALGSFNVISD
- the plsY gene encoding glycerol-3-phosphate 1-O-acyltransferase PlsY, whose translation is MGLQLALSGALLIAAYLLGSIPTGYLAGRWLKGIDIREQGSGSTGATNVLRTLGKGPAIGVLLIDLFKGVGAIALVYALYIFAPTFAPTLVLPATWQSWLVAGTGFAASIGHSKSVWLNFTGGKSVATSLGVLFAMSLPVALGTAVVFGVVVAVSRIVSLGSIAGAIAVSILMLIFQQPLPYLLFAIAGGVYVVWRHRSNIERLLAGTEPQIGQKLSTEPEQNS
- the pipX gene encoding transcriptional coactivator PipX, which encodes MSSETYLNHPTFGLLYRVCLLEDSQELFTTLYAQRLFFLVNTSPTGITFEPITRSDGRLMVENRLRMLRRNGQMEEYTQLQAIHKRTFQ